TACATAGGGAGCAACACCTCAACAAAGTGTTTAAAATTCTTTGTATTTAGATGGTCATCTATATCAACAAACATTATGTATCTACCTTTTGAGTAGTTCAGTCCTAAATTACGGACTCCGCCCGGCCCCGACTTTTGGCGATGATACACCTTTAATTGAGGAATATCCTGACTCAACTCATTTAAGATTGCATAGGTAGAGTCAGTTGAGGCATCATCAATGGCTATAATCTCATATATATCCTCCTTTATGTTTGCCTCAGTTATACTACTGATACACCTGTTTATATATTTTTCTGCATTATACGCAGGTATTACGATAGATAGCTCTATGTTACTTTTCATCTCTCTCGTTAAGTTCAATTTTTAATTTGTTTAATACTCTACCTGCACCTCTACCTCCTACCGCTGTATATAAGCAGAGTAGTTCTACAACTATTTTTTGTACAACCGAAAGTTTTACTGTACTCTTGTAGAGTTTTAAGGCTTGGCGAAAGGCACATATTCCTCCTTCACGCAAGTAGTGTGCTGCCAATATTGGCAATCGGGCATATATTGCCGATATTATCTCTTGCTTATTTTCAACATTACTATTTTCTACTGCTTCGGCAGTTAGCATTATTGTTTGCTGAAGTTGCTCAGCAGAGTGTAAATATCCGTTGCCGGTTATACTATTTGAGTGAACTCTTATATTTACAAGAGGCTTCTCTTTTATCCACTCAATATCTGGATTAAGCAGCATTATTCTTATTCCAAGATTCCAATCCTGCCATCGCTTTATACGTTCATCCCAGCCACCAGTTCCGAGATAAAACTCTCTTTTTATTGCATAGCATTGGGTTGATAACATACAATGTAACACTTGCTCTTTTATGTTGTTTGTAAAAGAGTAGTGTCGTATCTTCTTTTTCTTATATGAGTAGTAGTGATATGCCTTAAATCCTATTACGTCTGCTCCACTACATTCAAAATGTTCTACTATCTTTGAAATGGCTGTAAAGGTTGAGAACATATCATCATCATCAAGAAACATCATATAGGGTGCCTCACTTAGGGTTACACCTCTATTTCGTGCCGCACACGCACCCTCTTTATGCTCTTGCGTGTAGGTTACTTTAAAATCGGCACTTTCGTATGATGACAGATACTGTTTTGCAAGTTGCATTGAGTTATCAGTAGAGTTGTTATCGACCAATATTAGTTGTAGTGGTCGATAATCTTGCCCCACAACCGATCGCAAAGTATCTTTTATATACTTCTCTCTATTGTGTACAGGTATTACTATTGAAAACAACTTACTCATAACTCGTTCTCTCTTTTCGTGTTCTTCGCTCGTATGCCACTCCCCACATTGTATTTTTCAATAGTGTGAAGATATTTGAACGCCCTCGCAATGCTGTAAACATTGAGAATTTTATCATTCTCAGATATGCTGAAAAGCCATGCAAATATGACGATACAGCCCCTCTTGAACGAAGGCTTGTTGGAGTCAAATATTTCTTTCCTGTTGAAGTGTAGGGATGTTCAACTATATAGTGAGGAAAAAAATCCACTTGTAACGAACTATTGATACAATCCTTTATAAAAACCTCCTCTTCGCCACTATTAAGATACTCAGAGCCAAGTCCAAATCTCTCATCAAACGATACTTTATCCTTTACCTGCGATAATCGAAAAGCCATTTCAACTGATGATGGATAGTAACCTTTTACCACTTTGTATCGCCCCTTTGATATTGGGTAACGTTTCATTGGGGGATCTTCATCACGAGTCTTTATCTTAAAGAGAGCCACATCGGTTTGCGGATTGTTGGCAAATGTATCAATTATGGTATCAATATACTCATTTGTATATTTTACATCATCATCCGCTATCAGGGCTATATCTCCATCGGCATACAGCAAAGCATTGTTTCTGTTTTTACACAATCCTATTGTTTGTACCGGGGCAAATTTTATATCTTCTCGTTTGAACTCTTCAGGTATGAGAGCCAACATTGAATCATCGGTGTATTGAAACGATACCACATAACTTACATCCTTCCGCTCAGGAAGTAATAGCAAAGGTACGTTTGCTATCTTTTCGTTATGGGTTGATATAAGTATGTTTAGTTTCATCTTTTTGATTTTATTTGTAAATATAATATTTTTTGCAGAAATACTAAAATGTACAAGGAGCTGTAATAGTTATTACAGACTCTTTTATAGGATGTTTAAACACAAGTTCCTCGGCATGAAGCATTAACCTTGATGCAGGTTTCCCGTATAACTCATCTCCTACAATGGGCATCCCCAACGATTTAGGATGTGCCAAATGCACTCGCAACTGATGAGTTCTGCCAGTTATGGGATTTAACGATAGTCGGGTTATTTTTCTACCCTCTTTATTATATGTTGCCAATACAGAGTACTCGGTTATTGCCTCTTTACCATTTTCATAATCAACCCTCTGCATAGGACGATTGTTATAGTCAGCAGAGAGAGGTAATGATATTTCACCTATTTGCTGCTGAGGTTCTCCCTCTATCAATGCAATATATGTCTTACGTACTTTTCTCTCTGCAAATAGAGTTTGCATAGCTTTGTACATTTCAATATCTTTTGCCAAAAGCAACACTCCTGAGGTTGCCATATCAAGACGATGAATAACTTTTATATTGGGGTTACGCTCTTGCATTATCTCCTCTACGGACTTGCCCCCTATTTTTCCTCGCACAGACAACATTCCTGCTGGTTTATTTATTGCAACAAGATAATCATCCTCATATAAAACTTTTAACTCAGTATTAGTATTTCTATATTCAAGGTTAATCTCTGCCACATTTAATCCTTGTAGCATATAGGTTAGGATTGGCAAACATTTTCCTTTGCACGAAGGGTAGAAATTACCATCAACACGCACCTCTCCCACTGGCGATGCACCAACCCAAAACTCAGCCATTTGTATAGGTTTCAGATTATTTTGATAGGCATACTGCAACATCTTAGGAGCAGCACACTCTCCTGCTCCTGCCGGTGGAAAGATATTACCGAACTCAGAGAATATCTCAATTAAATCTTTTATTTCACCTTTAGCATTAAGCAATCTAAATTGGCGGAACAGCCATAATTGCAAATCGGCAGAGCGTTGATGTCGCTCCTCCGTTAAAGACTCTATTTTGCTTGTATAAACTTCTATTTGTTCTTTTATTTTTGCAAGTTCTGATTTTCCTCTGTCAGAGATACGTTTTAACTCGGCTTTTTCAAATTGACTCTCACGAATTAACATCTCTTGCTCCGATTGCGAAAGAGTCAACTCTCCTCGCTTTCTATCTCGCTCTTTTTTATGAAGTTTTATCTGCTCTCTAAATTGGGCGATATGTTGCTTTATCTCCCTCTCTTGTTCAATATATTTATTTAAGAGTTGAAGATAATCAGCATCTGCCTTTAATACCTCCACCTCTCTGTTTATCTGCGATATATCTGCCTCCTCTTGTTGGAAATATGACTCTTTGCTTAAAAGGTCATAAACAGGAGGGACAAAGAACGAATGTCTGTTTTCTCCTGCAAGTAACCCTGAAAATGCTGAGATATAGCCTACTTCTCCTGAGGGAGTTGAAACTACCAACACTCCAAACATTTTACCTTTTGCCAACTCCTCGCACCACTCCCCTCTACTATTAATATAGTTACGCACCTCTTCTGCTGCCATAAGGCACAAGTGATGAGGAGTGTATCGGAAAGGATTATTAAACTCAGTAGGTATAGATACCTTTGATATATCTTTGGAGAATTTATGAATCACTCTTTTTATTGCTAATTACGAAATTCTATATCTTTTGACCTGTCAAATCCACTGCCAAAACTATTATTCTCTATCTCTACGTTTATCACCTTTTCAAACAGAAAACGGTGAGTATTCCAATGGAACGGAGGATAGTCGTTATTATCAATTATTGTATTCTCTTTAAATTGTAATCCGTTAAGAGATTTTGCATAAACTATTGGGCGGTCAAAAGTTTCAAATGTATTCTTCTCAATCACTACCCCTTTACCATCTTCGCCATGAAAATATTTTTCTTGGTCGGCAAGATTAGGTATTTCGGGATATATTGAGATTATTGCATTTGTAAACTGAAACATATTGGTTAGTGAATTTATAAAGTGATTGTTACGAATAACCACACTCCTACACGCCCCTGTCTCAAACCATCCGTTACAGTCACCACATAGAAGTATTGCAGTTCCAGAAGTGTGATCAAAAAGATTTCTTTCAACTAACACATCTTTTGGTGTACTAAATAGTGTTCCTCTTGCTCTATTGTTACGAATGATGTTATCGGCAAAATAGACTTCAGGTGTCCACTCAAGATTTTCTATTCCGTAATCACCCGATGCAATATCATCATTAACGGCATCACGCAAAGTTATTTTAAAGAGTTTTGCTCCTAAGATTGTCTTTTTATCGTATGGAGTTATATCTGTTATAACATTCCCCGACACCAACTCCATTGTTGAGGATTTTACGAACTGAACGCTATCACCCTCTCCTCCCCAGTAAAATCCGTATGCTTGTGGGTGCATATATTGTCCAACTATTACATTTGGAGCAAGTTGTTCGGTTATTCTCAAATATGTTCCATGCACATTTATTGCATCATCCATCATTCCCTCATACAGTCCGTTTATTGAGGTTATTTTTCCTTTACACGCCGAAAAGTGTGTAGCATCGGCTTGTGTTGTAAAATATCTGCCACTTCCCTCACGAAGGGATACAGAGAATCCATTTAATGTTATATCTTCACAGAGTTGTGCCAATAGACCCATTCCTTCGGCATAGTGTACTGTAACATCGCAGAGCGAGGTATTTTTATTTCCACTCATAAATATTCCCGGAGTTGGTCGTGCATAGTTACGTAACGCTACTATTGTACCCTCCTTTAACTTTTGGTTTTGCCATGGGGCTTTTATCAAATATGGCTCTACCTCCACCACATTGTTAGTTCCTACTGCTATATCGCTTGTTTGATAGACAATATGACCGGTATTGCCATCAAAGGCTATTCCTGCCACAGGATGTACATCCCAATTGTCTCCGTAGGTTATAAATCTACCATCGGCATCTATTTTATACTTTGTATCAGGAGTAACTCGGTATGTTATTGTTCCCTCGTTCTGATTATTCTCCACTACTACAACTTGTGTTATTTGTGGTATACGAGTATCTATTGAGATATTTTTTATTGTACAGTTTTCACAATTGACCATTGCGATAGGCAACATACGGCCATTCATATATAGGTTTGCACCTTGACCATCGATGGTTAGATTTGACATATCTTCTAATACCATTGCCAGCTTTTTGGGGTTATCCTGATCGTGATTAGAGATGTAGTACTCCCTCTCAATGGCTGAGTGTGGATAGAAGTCGTAATCACCCTCATCAAAAAGAAGTGTCGCTGGCAATCCTTCTCTATCTGTTTTTATAACCTCTATTACCTCTGCTAATTTTTGCGTTATATCCTCACCCGTATTTGGATATATCCCATAATCAGATAGTTTATACACGCCATCGTTGCACGATGTTGTGATTGCAATGGTTAGAATTGTTAATAAAAAGAATCTAATATTCATATCTGCGATATATTTAATTGCGTATGTATTGACAAAGGTAATAAATTTGTTTAACTTTGTAAAGATTTAGTGTTTAAACATAAATTGCATGAAGATTTTATTAATTGGAGAGTAT
The sequence above is drawn from the Bacteroidales bacterium genome and encodes:
- a CDS encoding RNA pseudouridine synthase → MIHKFSKDISKVSIPTEFNNPFRYTPHHLCLMAAEEVRNYINSRGEWCEELAKGKMFGVLVVSTPSGEVGYISAFSGLLAGENRHSFFVPPVYDLLSKESYFQQEEADISQINREVEVLKADADYLQLLNKYIEQEREIKQHIAQFREQIKLHKKERDRKRGELTLSQSEQEMLIRESQFEKAELKRISDRGKSELAKIKEQIEVYTSKIESLTEERHQRSADLQLWLFRQFRLLNAKGEIKDLIEIFSEFGNIFPPAGAGECAAPKMLQYAYQNNLKPIQMAEFWVGASPVGEVRVDGNFYPSCKGKCLPILTYMLQGLNVAEINLEYRNTNTELKVLYEDDYLVAINKPAGMLSVRGKIGGKSVEEIMQERNPNIKVIHRLDMATSGVLLLAKDIEMYKAMQTLFAERKVRKTYIALIEGEPQQQIGEISLPLSADYNNRPMQRVDYENGKEAITEYSVLATYNKEGRKITRLSLNPITGRTHQLRVHLAHPKSLGMPIVGDELYGKPASRLMLHAEELVFKHPIKESVITITAPCTF
- a CDS encoding glycosyltransferase family 2 protein, with product MKLNILISTHNEKIANVPLLLLPERKDVSYVVSFQYTDDSMLALIPEEFKREDIKFAPVQTIGLCKNRNNALLYADGDIALIADDDVKYTNEYIDTIIDTFANNPQTDVALFKIKTRDEDPPMKRYPISKGRYKVVKGYYPSSVEMAFRLSQVKDKVSFDERFGLGSEYLNSGEEEVFIKDCINSSLQVDFFPHYIVEHPYTSTGKKYLTPTSLRSRGAVSSYLHGFSAYLRMIKFSMFTALRGRSNIFTLLKNTMWGVAYERRTRKERTSYE
- a CDS encoding glycosyltransferase family 2 protein; this translates as MSKLFSIVIPVHNREKYIKDTLRSVVGQDYRPLQLILVDNNSTDNSMQLAKQYLSSYESADFKVTYTQEHKEGACAARNRGVTLSEAPYMMFLDDDDMFSTFTAISKIVEHFECSGADVIGFKAYHYYSYKKKKIRHYSFTNNIKEQVLHCMLSTQCYAIKREFYLGTGGWDERIKRWQDWNLGIRIMLLNPDIEWIKEKPLVNIRVHSNSITGNGYLHSAEQLQQTIMLTAEAVENSNVENKQEIISAIYARLPILAAHYLREGGICAFRQALKLYKSTVKLSVVQKIVVELLCLYTAVGGRGAGRVLNKLKIELNERDEK
- a CDS encoding alpha-1,3-galactosidase B; this encodes MNIRFFLLTILTIAITTSCNDGVYKLSDYGIYPNTGEDITQKLAEVIEVIKTDREGLPATLLFDEGDYDFYPHSAIEREYYISNHDQDNPKKLAMVLEDMSNLTIDGQGANLYMNGRMLPIAMVNCENCTIKNISIDTRIPQITQVVVVENNQNEGTITYRVTPDTKYKIDADGRFITYGDNWDVHPVAGIAFDGNTGHIVYQTSDIAVGTNNVVEVEPYLIKAPWQNQKLKEGTIVALRNYARPTPGIFMSGNKNTSLCDVTVHYAEGMGLLAQLCEDITLNGFSVSLREGSGRYFTTQADATHFSACKGKITSINGLYEGMMDDAINVHGTYLRITEQLAPNVIVGQYMHPQAYGFYWGGEGDSVQFVKSSTMELVSGNVITDITPYDKKTILGAKLFKITLRDAVNDDIASGDYGIENLEWTPEVYFADNIIRNNRARGTLFSTPKDVLVERNLFDHTSGTAILLCGDCNGWFETGACRSVVIRNNHFINSLTNMFQFTNAIISIYPEIPNLADQEKYFHGEDGKGVVIEKNTFETFDRPIVYAKSLNGLQFKENTIIDNNDYPPFHWNTHRFLFEKVINVEIENNSFGSGFDRSKDIEFRN